The Micromonospora sp. NBC_00421 DNA window GTACGCAGGAAGCCCTTCGGTGTCTAACACCCGGTGGTGGGCGGCCAGCAACGCCCGCGCGGTGTCGTCGTGGCCGGGGTGGGTGGCGAGGTGCGCGAGGTAGGCGTGCGGGACGTGCGGCACCACGGCATCGAGGTACGCGTGCCACAGGGCAAACCGGGACGCCTGCGAGCCGAGGACCCGGTGCAGGTCGTACATCCACACCGCCGACGGCACCGGCACCTCCCCACGCCGGAACCACACCGCCACCGCCGACCGGTCCCCGGTTGTGTCGACCTGGCCGTGCGCCAACCCCCACGACACGGCCAGCCGCGCATACCGGCGCAGCACCTGCGGACGATCTGTGGCGACCGGCACCAACCAGGCACCCACCGGGCCCACCGACAACGCCTGCACGACGAGGACCGACAACACGTCGAGATCCGCACCCGACGCCCGGCACACCACCGCCGACCGCGTCACGACACATCCCCCGCCCGGCGGTCCCCACCCTCGCCACCGGACGCCTCGCCGACCGTGGAAGTGCGTTGGCGGGATGCCCACAACGCCGCGTCGAAGGTGTGCCGGAACGTCACCGCCAGATGCAGATCACCCGGCTCCACCCCACCGATCGGCAACCACGCCCGTGCTTCCTCGACCAACTGCGGCGGCCCACACACCAACACCGCCTGCCCCGGTACGTAGTGGTACAACACCAGACCCACCAGGCCACCCTGCGCGGCCGGGTCGACATCCCCGTCGTCGGAGAACGCCAACACCACCGACAACCAGTCGCCATGCACCCGCCGCAGCATGGTCAACACCGCCGCGTCATACAGATCCCACAGGGTGCGGGAACCCACCACCAACGTCACCCGCCGCCGCACCGGCGACGCCGCGACCTGTTCCACCAACGCCCGCAACGGCGCCCACCCGGTACCCCCGGCAACCAGCAGTAGATCGGCGTCACCCGCCGGCAATGACAACCCCACCTCACACGCCGGCCCCAACCACAGCAACTCCCCCACCTCCACCTGCCCCACGAGCACAGGTGAGACGGCACCATTGGGAATGGCACGGATGTGGAACTCGACCGTCCCGTCCGGACGTGGCGCGTTCGCCGGAGACAACCACCGCCACTGGCCCGGCATCCGAGGCGAGCACACCGGCAGGGCGTCACCCGGGGTGTAACGCAGACGCCGCACCGGACGGACCGTCACCACCGCGACGTCGTCACACGCCGACACCACCGACTCCACCACACCGAACGTCACACTCGGGCCGTCACCCAGCATCCCTGCGGACTGCCCGGCCGAACGCCACACCCGAAGACAATCCTGCTCCCAGATGTGGGCCAACTCCGGCTTCCATGACTCCCCCGCGAACCGGCGCACCGTGTCCACCAGGGCCGCCGCGATCACCGCCCCGTGGTGCGGATGCAGGTCACACCGCCGATACCACCGGCCCAACACCACCAGACCCGCCCGACGGGCAGCAGGATCACCCCGACCAGCGATCGACTCCACCAACGTCGAGAAGAACAGCGGCGCAAGCCGCTCCGGAAGGAATCGCACATCCCGATCCACCATGACCGACCAGAAGTGCTCCGCCGCCCGCTCATGATCAGCGGAGATGATAGTCGGCACCTCTGTTGGACCAAACTCGCGCGTTCGACCATTGGCCGAGAGGAGCCATTTCATCCGGCGCATTCACCTTCTCCGCCCAGGGTCCACGCTCGGGGATTGCTAGCCATAGATCAACAATCCCCGAAGGGCGGAGCTCCGGGAAGGCCGACCTTCGGTCCCACCTCACGTACTGACCTACGGTCCGACCAGCACATGAACTGCTAAGGAATCGCAGACATGAACTTTACTGGGATCCACAAGAGCGCCGCGATACGCGAAGCTCGCCGGCGAGCAAGGAGATATGACACCCGAGCCAAGTTCAGGAAATCTCGCAGATGGGGGGTAGCGAGAGGATGGGGCGACGAAGTCGAACGCGCACGCCGCTACCGCCGGAAGCGATGTCGGCCAACTCGAAGCCGGGCGGGGTGAGGCACCATGCGGCTGCGAGATCAGCGGACGGTGAAGTTGCGTCTAGAGAGATCACGATCTCGTCGACGCAGTCGAGGCCCTCGCGGAGTTCGTCAGAGTGTTGGTCACCTATCAACAGGATGGACCGAGAGCCAGCGGCATAGCAGGTTGACAGCCACTCGCGAAGATCACTGGTCGGGTCGGTGGGTATCGTGAAGTGTGCGGAGGCGTGGCCACCGGGGGTGCCCTCCTCTATCGGGCCTCCGCCAAAAACGAGGTCTGCCGTCATACGCAGGTCGTTTGTCAGCCGCTCATCGGCCGCGACGCTGTCCTTGCCATCCGAGGCGTAGGCCCATGTCAGGTAGGGCCGGCGGCGCCGGGTAGCGACGAGCCAGGGCCCGAGGACTATAAGGGTCTCGTCGGGGATCACGTTCGTCTCGACGTCGACGCCGTGAGCGGTCAGGACGGCGGCACCCCCGTCGCCCCGGGATGTGGGATCGATAATGCTGATAACGACTCGGGCTATGCCAGCATTAATGAGTTCTTGGCGGCAGGCCGGAGTGACGCCGATGTGGTTGCATGGTTCGAGCGTGACGACGGCTGTGCCCCCTCGCGCTGCGCTCCCAGCTGCGCGCAGGGCGTTGACCTCGGCATGTGCTTCTCCCTTACGCCGGTGATACCCCGTGCCTACAACATCGCCGTGGCGATCGAGGACGACGCAGCCGACAGGCGGGTTCGGACTCGTGGTGCCAAGACCGAATGATGACAGTGTGATCGCGTACCGCATCGCGGCCAACTCTGATGCGGATGCCATCAGGAAGCCTCCTTGAGTTCATCGAGGAAGGCACGGACGTGCGGGAGTTGCTGGTGCACGCGAATGATGGTGCCGAGTTGGGCGAGTCCATCAAGGACTCGCCGTGCTCCCGCCCGACGGGCGATGCGCAAAGCACGATGTGCCGTCGCGGCGGCCAAGTCGGGCTGGCTGGCTGCGGCATGGGCGGCGGCCTTGGTCAAGAGGGCGGATGCGAAGTCTTGACGATGCCGCGATGGGATCGTCGGAAGAGCTTCGTCCAGCACAGCGATCGCCTCCGTTGGACGCTGCGCCAACCGAAGGCATGCGCCCCGGTGCACCTCGATGTAACCGCTGGTGCAGTAGGAGCCGTGCTCCCCCTCAGGCTTGCCTGGACGACGGTCTGCTGCCCAGTTATGCGCGTCGTCGAGCAGACGCATGGCCGCGTGGTGCTCGCCCGTACCCGCCAGGGCGTGCGCGTGCTGAACCCGCAGTGCCGCTCGCATCGGTCCAGGCAGCTTCTGGTCGTAGCGCAACGCCGCTTCGGCCTGCTCAACTGCTCGGGTAAATCGCCCAGCGGCCAGTTTCTGCTGACTGCTGCGGTAGATGGCCCAAGCAGTCATCGCGGGGTCGGCGATCTGCCGTGCCCAGAAGAGTGCTTGCTGGGCCCAGCGCTGGCCTGCGTAGTGGTCATTGAGGGACTGGTTGAGCCAAGCAGCAGACTCGGCGTACTGGGCAGCGAGCCGAACCGCCGCAGGCCGCAGGGTCTCAGGTACCTCATGCAGAAGCGCCTCGATCGTCGCGAGTTGCCTACTGACCCCCATCAAGGCATACTCCGGCCCGAACGTCTTGTCGTTCTGAACCAGAAGATGCCACTCCTCGCGCAGCAAGTGGATCGTCTCGTCCCAACTGCCTGGTCGAGCTTCGAGCTGCCCGTCGACGATGTGCGCCCCATCGCTCCTTCGCGGACTGTAGAGATCAATATCCGCATCGGTGGCGGCATCGAGCACCTTGCGCAGGGCAGCCCTTCGTGCTGCGCTGGGCCAACGATGCTCGCCGCGCTCCAACTTGCCAATCCAACGAAAGTCGACGTAGTGGGCGGTAACGTCACGGCCCGAGTAAATGGCGTCAAGCGTCGCGTTGACTGCGTCAGCCAGCTCACTCCGGGACATACACTGGCCGGGACGCATCGGTGACGGCAACCGTTTCCGGGCAGCGGTGAGCACGGTGTTCGGCGCGATCACCGTGTCCGGATGACGAGGCACCCTCTCTCCTCTCGGTCCAGCTTGCCGGGCCCTGCCGACTATGCCACCGGCTGTATAGATCAGCCACCTGCGATACAGCACAGGTCTGGAAACAACACGGCTGAGTTTAAGGACGTCAGTGTCCTGCCGAGAGTGCCGACACCCGTCTGTCGTACGGCAAGGCCAACCACACCCCGGACGAAGCGGCGGACACCTTCGTCTCAGTCCTGCGCGCGATGGGCACCAACGGTGCAGCCGAAAGCACCACGCTGCCGCATACCGGTCCGGATGCCGATACTGGTGAGGACAGCCACCACAGCTCGGACTCGGATGGTGACGTGCGACGGCGAGACTTTCTGCGCAGCGCTGCGGTCAGCGTCGCCGGTGCCCCCGGCGTCGCGCCGGTGCTCGACGCGCTCGTCTCGCTCCGGCAACCACCGGCCACGGTGTTGTCCGTGCAGCAGCTCTCCCGCAAGGTGGCCACCGTCAAACACGACTACCAGGCATGCCGGTACGAGCGCGTCCTCGATCAGCTCGTCACGCTGCTACCCGCCCTCGAGCCCGCAACGGTCGACGCGGAAAGCGGGCATCAGATGCAGGTCAACGTCCTCGCCGCCGAGCTGTACCACGTCGTCGGTAGCGTCCTGCTCAAGCTGGGCGACCGTGGGATGGCCCTGATCGCCGCCGAGCGGAGCACCCGCGCCGCCGCGACGAGCCAGGACCCGGTGGCGGTCGCCGCGAGCGCACGGATCATGACCCACGCTCTGATGAGCAACCACCACGACGACCAGGCGGTAACCCTCGCCGCAGACGCGGCCGGCGTACTCGACCGGGACACCCGCCTCGCATCGACCGACGCGGTCGCCGTGTACGGCTCCCTCGTCCTACGCGGTGCCGTCGCCGCAGCCCGCCGCGACGACCGGGACACCGCACACACCATGCTCGACGAAGCGACCCGCGCCGCGACCCGACTCGGCTATGACGGCAACGACCGGTGGACCGGCTTCGGTGCCACCAACGTCCTGCTGCACCGGGTCAACATCGCCCTCACCCTCGGCGACGCCGGCACCGCCATCGACATCGCCCGCACCGTGCCCCTGGAAAAGGTGACCCTCGCCGAACGCAAAGCCACGCTGCACGTCGATGTGGCCCGCGCCTACACCCAGTGGGGACGCCACGAACAGGGCCTCAACGCCCTCCGCACCGCATACGAGGTCGCACCCGAAGAGATCCGCTGCCGCCCAGCAGTCCACCGCCTCACCAACGACCTCACCCGCCTCACCACGGGCCCGATACGCGCAGCCGTCGTCAACTTCACCCAGACCGCCGGAATCCCCCAATGACAGGCAACCACCTCCAGATCGTCGTCTGCGCCGCCGGCCCCGCACCCGACGTCACCACCCTGATTAACACCGCACACCAGCAGTCCTGGACCGCAGCGGTCACCGCCACACCCGACGCAACCAGCTTCATCGACATACCGGCCATCGAAAAGCTGACCGGCACTCCCGTGCGATCCGACTACCGCGCAGCTCCGGGCACCCGCCGCTCGCTACCCACCACCGATGCACTGGTCGTCGCACCCGCGACCTATAACTCCATCAACAAGATCGCCCTCGGCCTCGCCGACAACTACGCCATGACCACCATCGCCGAACTCATCGGACGACACATACCCACCGTCATTGTCCCCTTCGTCAACACCGCCCTCGCCACACGACTCCCCTTCCGCCACGCCGTAGCCAGCCTCCGCGCCGAAGGGCTACACATCATGCTCGGCCCGGAACACGGCTGGGAGCCACACCCGCCCGGTGGCGGCAACGACCGGCAGAGCGACTTTCCCTGGACAACCGCGTTCGAGATCGCGGCCCGGCATGCTGCCTAATCGATGAAAAGCGCCGAGGCGAACGGGTGCGGGGGTGGGAAAGCCCGCAGCAGCACCAAACGCGCCTTGCCGTCGAACTGCGGTCAGCCGACGTCTTCCGCGACAGGTTCCGACTCAACCCCCGCGTCGTACGCGGATGAAGCCAGGCGAAGGCCGCCGAGAAATGGAACCAGCGCTTGCCCAACTCACATCGGTCACGCCCACCACCCTACGGACGCCCCACACCCCACCCTTCCCCGCGCGACGGGGAACTACGCTGAGCAAGTATCAAGTACACGAACAAGAAGACGCCTACCGACGGCGAACGTAGCTGTTGATCAATGCGACCAGAGCCGGCAGAACTATCGACGGGCGCGCCCCGACGCGACACGGCGGCGGGCCGCAGGCCCACCCTTGACCAAGTAAAGAAATCCCAAACACACGTACGCGAATATTCCTGACCTCATTCTGACGCCGACACTACAGACGGCAACCCGCAAAAATCGACTTCACTATAGGAAGACTGTGCAATGCATAACGGGCCAGTTCGGGAGCGACGGCCTTATGGATGAGGCGGTCGGTGGCGACGTCGTGCGCGAAGTGGTGAAATGCGTCGACCACTGGCAAGAAGCGCAGATCCTCCAGGTCATCGGCATCGATCGTAGGCTTTTCGCGTGCCGCCTGCTCGAAGACGCGGATGACACCCCGCCACGATCGATATCGCGCCTCAACTAACTCGCTGCGGGCATTGAGTCCGAGCAGGTCGATGGTCTCGCGGCCCTGGGGCGTGAGGTCGATAAACTGCCCGGTACTGGCGAGGGTCATGTGGTCGGCGGAGTCGTCCACGCTAGGGTCCAGCAGCAGCGGATGCCCGGTCAGGTCGACCGGGAAACGCTCCTTCTTTGCCTGCTGATTGCAATAGCCGCAGGCGAGGATGTGGTTTTTCCATTCGAAGGTTCGCGCAGGATCGCGGGCAATCGGCACGAAATGGTCGACGTCCGTGCCGCGGCTTTCGTAGCAGTACATGCAGAATGAAGGTCGCGCACACATTCGTAGAAGCTGAGCCTTGAGCTGTCGGCGGGTACCGGTTGCGGCGCTCCAACTCGCGCGAGCCGTCTTTTGAGGGGTTGCGCTGGCCACAATCTGCGCGGTTTTGTCGATTAGGCGCTCTGAGATCTGCACGGGAAGCGGCCGACGCGCGATCGGGATCAAACGTCGTCCCCCAACACGTCACGCACCCGGCTCCCGGGCGACGGCGACAGAGCCTCGGACAACTCCGTCAGCCTGGCGAGATCTTCTGGGCTTGCCTGACCGCGAATGGCGAGCCGCTCCAGTCGGGTCAGCGCACTTCGCAGCTCGTCAACGCGTTCGGAGTACGGTGAGTCCAATCCGAATAGCTCCGTCAAAACAGCATCGTCACCACTTCCATTCACGACACGCCGGAAGAGTTCCTCGTTGGCGATACGCGGTGGGAACAATTCCTCCGGCCCTGGAAGCTGAATCAGGCCACCCGGCGACGCACTCTGACAAATATACGGGCTATGGCTTGTGACAATGAACTGAATGAATGGGAAATGCTCCAGCAGCCATGGCGCGATACGTTTTTGCCAGGAAACGTGAAGATGGACGTCGATCTCGTCAATGAGTACGACTCCCGACGTGAAGATGACCGCCTGACCTTCTTCACCCCACTCAATCTTCCCGTCGAAGCATTCGTTTATTTGGCGCACGATATCGGTTACCAGTGCCGTGACGGTGCGGTAGCCGTCGCTCATCTCGTCGATTCGGACGGGCATTCCGGACTCCTTGGTAATCCACAGACCGTCCGGATCGACCCTATCAACCAAA harbors:
- a CDS encoding N-acetyltransferase; translated protein: MTRSAVVCRASGADLDVLSVLVVQALSVGPVGAWLVPVATDRPQVLRRYARLAVSWGLAHGQVDTTGDRSAVAVWFRRGEVPVPSAVWMYDLHRVLGSQASRFALWHAYLDAVVPHVPHAYLAHLATHPGHDDTARALLAAHHRVLDTEGLPAYAECPGGRPREGLLAALGYEPRSPILLEPDGPALWRMWRPTPDSGRSCGGLPPRARLRRGVTVSRGRLIPAPPRSP
- a CDS encoding FAD-binding oxidoreductase is translated as MRFLPERLAPLFFSTLVESIAGRGDPAARRAGLVVLGRWYRRCDLHPHHGAVIAAALVDTVRRFAGESWKPELAHIWEQDCLRVWRSAGQSAGMLGDGPSVTFGVVESVVSACDDVAVVTVRPVRRLRYTPGDALPVCSPRMPGQWRWLSPANAPRPDGTVEFHIRAIPNGAVSPVLVGQVEVGELLWLGPACEVGLSLPAGDADLLLVAGGTGWAPLRALVEQVAASPVRRRVTLVVGSRTLWDLYDAAVLTMLRRVHGDWLSVVLAFSDDGDVDPAAQGGLVGLVLYHYVPGQAVLVCGPPQLVEEARAWLPIGGVEPGDLHLAVTFRHTFDAALWASRQRTSTVGEASGGEGGDRRAGDVS
- the ribD gene encoding bifunctional diaminohydroxyphosphoribosylaminopyrimidine deaminase/5-amino-6-(5-phosphoribosylamino)uracil reductase RibD, whose product is MASASELAAMRYAITLSSFGLGTTSPNPPVGCVVLDRHGDVVGTGYHRRKGEAHAEVNALRAAGSAARGGTAVVTLEPCNHIGVTPACRQELINAGIARVVISIIDPTSRGDGGAAVLTAHGVDVETNVIPDETLIVLGPWLVATRRRRPYLTWAYASDGKDSVAADERLTNDLRMTADLVFGGGPIEEGTPGGHASAHFTIPTDPTSDLREWLSTCYAAGSRSILLIGDQHSDELREGLDCVDEIVISLDATSPSADLAAAWCLTPPGFELADIASGGSGVRVRLRRPILSLPPICEIS
- a CDS encoding flavoprotein yields the protein MTGNHLQIVVCAAGPAPDVTTLINTAHQQSWTAAVTATPDATSFIDIPAIEKLTGTPVRSDYRAAPGTRRSLPTTDALVVAPATYNSINKIALGLADNYAMTTIAELIGRHIPTVIVPFVNTALATRLPFRHAVASLRAEGLHIMLGPEHGWEPHPPGGGNDRQSDFPWTTAFEIAARHAA